One window of the Pedobacter ginsengisoli genome contains the following:
- the secA gene encoding preprotein translocase subunit SecA, which yields MLGFLAKVFGSKSERDIKALQPIVVKINEEYAKLSAISNDELRNKTVYFKDVIAKALSEIDGKISGLKADAESQELSLPEKTAIYDQIDALIKDRDKELEVVLTEILPAAFAVVKETSRRFSENEQLEVTATEFDRNYAARKKNVTIQGDKALWANRWDAAGTEVVWNMVHYDVQLIGGMVLHNGKIAEMATGEGKTLVSTLPAYLNALAGQGVHIVTVNDYLARRDSEWNGPLFEFHGLKVDCIDKHEPNSQERRDAYLADITYGTNNEFGFDYLRDNMSQTPDQLVQRKLHFAMVDEVDSVLIDDARTPLIISGPVPFGDQHEFHELKPRIERLVTAQKEYVTKALNEAKKLINDGKAGTEEGEGGLALLRAHRGLPKNKALIKFLSEGSVKQTLLKTENHYMADQSKNMPKVDSELFFYIDEKNNQVELTEKGIELITKSGEDHNFFVLPDVGTEIADIEKSSLTSEEKIAQKDALMRDYSIKAERIHSVNQLLKAYTLFEIDVEYIIDEGKIKIVDEQTGRIMDGRRYSDGLHQAIEAKENVKVEDASQTYATVTLQNFFRMYHKLCGMTGTATTEAGEFWSIYKLDVVEIPTNRVISRKDQQDYVYRTVREKYNAVAEEIVKLTEAGRPVLVGTTSVEISELLSRMLKLRGIKHNVLNAKMHQKEADIVAEAGQPGQVTIATNMAGRGTDIKLGPGVKEAGGLAIVGTERHESRRVDRQLRGRSGRQGDPGSSQFFVSLEDNLMRLFGSERISNIMVRMGIEDGEVIQHSMITKSIERAQKKVEENNFGIRKRLLEYDDVMNSQRSVIYAKRKNALFGERLDVDMSNMVFDVAEDIVSEYKEEGNYEGFKLEVIKNFSADTTIDEAEFSSKGVHHLTDKLFEEVTAFYTRKSDVIIAQAMPVLTQVYQERGEQIEQIVVPFTDGIRSVQVPVGLKKAIDNGGREVTRSFEKTIVLALIDESWKEHLREMDELKQSVQNAVYEQKDPLIIYKMEAFNLFKNMLNAVNKEVVSFLYKGGIPVHTDPNDVREAQAPRQAPSRLKMSKPEFSQATSSADVAQMDDTREHVPQQPIRKDTVIGRNEPCPCGSGKKYKNCHGAGL from the coding sequence ATGTTAGGATTTTTAGCCAAGGTTTTTGGAAGCAAATCAGAAAGAGATATTAAGGCATTACAGCCTATAGTAGTCAAGATAAATGAAGAATACGCAAAACTATCTGCGATAAGCAATGATGAGTTGCGTAATAAAACGGTTTATTTTAAAGATGTTATCGCTAAAGCGTTATCAGAAATAGACGGTAAAATAAGTGGGTTAAAGGCAGATGCTGAAAGCCAGGAATTGTCATTACCAGAGAAAACTGCTATATACGATCAGATTGATGCCTTAATCAAAGATCGTGATAAAGAATTAGAAGTAGTATTAACGGAAATTTTGCCGGCTGCATTTGCAGTGGTAAAAGAAACATCGAGACGTTTCTCTGAAAATGAACAATTAGAAGTTACTGCTACTGAGTTTGACCGCAACTACGCTGCACGCAAAAAGAATGTGACCATACAGGGTGATAAAGCACTTTGGGCCAACAGATGGGATGCCGCAGGTACTGAGGTAGTGTGGAATATGGTACATTACGATGTTCAATTGATTGGTGGTATGGTATTGCATAACGGTAAAATTGCTGAGATGGCTACTGGTGAGGGTAAAACCTTAGTAAGTACGCTGCCTGCTTACCTGAATGCGCTTGCCGGACAAGGGGTACACATTGTAACGGTGAATGATTACCTTGCCCGACGTGACTCGGAGTGGAATGGTCCTTTATTTGAGTTTCATGGTTTAAAGGTTGATTGTATTGATAAGCATGAGCCTAATTCTCAGGAACGCAGAGATGCTTATCTGGCAGATATAACATATGGTACCAATAATGAGTTTGGTTTTGATTATTTGCGTGACAATATGTCGCAAACTCCTGACCAGCTGGTACAACGCAAATTACATTTTGCAATGGTGGATGAGGTCGATTCAGTTTTAATTGATGATGCCCGTACTCCATTAATTATATCAGGCCCTGTTCCTTTTGGGGATCAGCATGAGTTTCATGAATTAAAACCACGTATTGAGCGTTTGGTAACTGCACAGAAAGAATATGTTACTAAAGCATTAAACGAGGCGAAAAAATTAATTAATGATGGTAAAGCTGGTACAGAAGAGGGCGAAGGTGGTTTAGCACTTTTACGTGCACATCGTGGTTTGCCTAAAAACAAGGCATTGATTAAGTTTTTAAGTGAGGGTAGTGTAAAGCAAACCTTATTGAAAACTGAAAATCATTATATGGCAGATCAGTCTAAAAATATGCCTAAGGTTGATTCGGAATTGTTCTTCTATATTGATGAGAAAAATAATCAGGTTGAATTAACTGAGAAAGGTATTGAACTGATCACCAAATCTGGAGAAGATCACAATTTCTTTGTATTGCCAGATGTAGGTACTGAGATTGCTGATATCGAAAAATCATCATTAACAAGCGAAGAAAAAATAGCTCAGAAAGATGCTTTAATGCGTGATTATTCTATTAAAGCTGAACGTATCCACTCTGTAAATCAGTTGTTGAAAGCATATACTTTATTCGAGATTGATGTTGAATATATCATTGATGAGGGTAAAATTAAAATTGTTGATGAGCAGACTGGTCGTATTATGGATGGCCGTCGTTACTCGGATGGTTTGCACCAGGCAATTGAAGCAAAAGAAAATGTAAAAGTTGAAGATGCTTCTCAAACTTATGCTACTGTAACGTTGCAAAACTTTTTCCGTATGTATCACAAGCTTTGTGGTATGACGGGTACAGCTACAACTGAAGCTGGAGAGTTTTGGTCTATCTATAAGCTTGATGTGGTAGAGATACCTACAAACAGGGTTATTTCAAGAAAAGATCAGCAGGATTATGTTTACCGTACTGTTCGTGAGAAATATAATGCCGTTGCCGAGGAGATTGTGAAATTAACTGAGGCTGGTCGTCCGGTATTGGTTGGTACAACTTCGGTTGAGATTTCGGAATTACTTAGCCGTATGTTGAAATTGAGAGGTATTAAACATAATGTACTGAATGCAAAGATGCACCAGAAAGAGGCTGATATTGTTGCTGAAGCAGGACAACCTGGTCAGGTTACAATTGCAACCAACATGGCTGGTCGTGGTACGGATATTAAATTAGGCCCAGGCGTTAAAGAAGCAGGTGGTTTGGCAATTGTTGGTACGGAGCGTCATGAGTCTCGTCGTGTAGACAGACAGTTACGCGGTCGTTCTGGTCGTCAGGGAGATCCGGGTTCGTCTCAATTCTTCGTTTCTCTTGAGGATAACTTAATGAGGTTATTTGGTTCTGAAAGAATCTCTAACATCATGGTAAGAATGGGTATTGAAGATGGTGAAGTAATTCAGCATTCGATGATCACGAAGTCTATTGAACGTGCACAGAAAAAAGTAGAGGAAAATAACTTCGGTATTCGTAAGCGTTTGCTTGAGTATGATGATGTTATGAACTCTCAGCGTTCTGTTATTTATGCAAAGCGTAAAAATGCGTTATTTGGTGAGCGTTTAGACGTTGATATGAGCAATATGGTGTTTGATGTTGCTGAAGATATTGTGTCAGAGTATAAAGAAGAAGGAAATTATGAAGGGTTTAAACTTGAAGTAATTAAAAACTTCTCTGCAGACACAACTATTGATGAAGCTGAATTCAGCTCAAAAGGTGTTCATCATTTAACTGATAAATTGTTTGAAGAAGTAACTGCATTCTATACAAGAAAATCTGATGTAATTATTGCCCAGGCTATGCCGGTATTAACCCAGGTATATCAGGAGCGTGGTGAGCAGATTGAGCAGATTGTTGTTCCTTTTACTGATGGCATACGTAGCGTTCAGGTTCCTGTAGGTTTGAAAAAGGCAATTGATAATGGTGGCCGTGAGGTGACCAGATCTTTTGAAAAAACTATTGTACTTGCACTTATTGATGAGTCGTGGAAAGAGCATTTACGTGAAATGGATGAATTGAAACAATCTGTACAAAATGCTGTATACGAGCAGAAAGATCCATTGATTATTTATAAAATGGAGGCATTTAACTTATTTAAAAATATGTTAAATGCGGTTAATAAAGAGGTGGTTAGTTTCTTGTATAAAGGTGGAATTCCGGTACATACGGATCCTAATGATGTAAGGGAAGCTCAGGCACCAAGACAAGCGCCAAGCAGATTAAAAATGTCTAAACCTGAATTTTCTCAGGCAACGAGTTCGGCGGATGTGGCTCAAATGGACGACACCCGTGAGCATGTACCTCAGCAGCCTATCCGTAAGGATACTGTAATTGGAAGAAACGAACCATGCCCTTGTGGAAGTGGTAAGAAATACAAAAACTGTCACGGTGCAGGATTGTAA
- a CDS encoding SPOR domain-containing protein, with protein MKLLFTALFCCASFGLFAQTKGQVTIIKDPLIDSLIAKRIELNTKPAGSGAIIAKPGPVVSQMGYRVQVFYGSDRRQVFNEQSKFNSLYPAINTYITYKEPNYYLRVGDFRTRLEAQRFMNELRSNFPTLFIFREKINAPNLEYNDDTER; from the coding sequence ATGAAACTACTATTTACTGCGTTATTCTGTTGTGCCTCTTTCGGTTTGTTTGCCCAGACAAAGGGTCAGGTTACCATAATTAAGGATCCGTTGATAGATAGTTTAATAGCAAAGCGCATAGAATTAAACACTAAGCCAGCTGGTTCAGGAGCTATAATTGCGAAACCAGGTCCGGTAGTATCGCAAATGGGATACAGAGTTCAGGTATTTTATGGCTCTGATAGAAGACAGGTTTTTAATGAACAATCGAAATTTAATTCACTTTACCCTGCAATTAATACATACATTACTTATAAGGAGCCAAACTACTATTTAAGGGTAGGAGATTTTCGGACACGTCTGGAAGCTCAGCGGTTTATGAATGAACTAAGAAGTAATTTCCCTACACTATTTATATTCAGGGAAAAGATTAATGCACCTAATTTAGAATACAACGATGATACAGAAAGATAA
- a CDS encoding M20 family metallopeptidase: MIQKDKIQALSNKIFDQVVGYRQHLHSNPELSFKEFETSAFIKKLLTDWGIPFSDMANTGVVGVIKGDLPSDKIIALRADMDALPILEANKKPYASKNAGVMHACGHDVHSSSLLGSAYILNSLKAEFGGTIKLIFQPGEEVLPGGASIMIKEGVLESPKPQSIIGQHVMPLIETGKVGFRSGIYMASTDELYVTVHGKGGHGAQPHQNIDPVLIASHIIIALQQIVSRNADPRLPSVLSFGKVQANGATNIIPNEVKIEGTFRTLNEEWRKEAKRLMKKMAEGIAESMGGSCDFRIMDGYPYLINEEKLTANARGFAEDYLGKENVVDLDIWMAAEDFAYYSQVTDACFYRLGTGNKDKGTTYSVHTPNFDIDEDALRTSTGLMAYVALKQLGN, encoded by the coding sequence ATGATACAGAAAGATAAGATCCAGGCACTTTCCAATAAGATATTTGATCAGGTTGTGGGCTATCGCCAGCACCTACATTCTAATCCGGAACTTTCATTTAAGGAGTTCGAAACGTCAGCATTTATTAAAAAACTTTTAACAGATTGGGGTATCCCATTTTCTGATATGGCCAATACTGGTGTTGTTGGGGTTATTAAAGGAGATCTTCCTTCTGATAAAATCATTGCATTGCGTGCAGATATGGATGCTTTGCCTATTCTTGAAGCTAATAAAAAACCTTATGCGTCTAAAAATGCAGGGGTAATGCATGCTTGTGGGCATGATGTACATAGCTCTTCTTTATTAGGCAGTGCTTATATTTTGAATAGCTTGAAAGCCGAATTTGGAGGTACGATAAAATTGATATTTCAGCCGGGAGAAGAAGTTTTGCCGGGTGGCGCAAGTATTATGATAAAAGAAGGGGTGCTTGAAAGCCCTAAGCCACAATCGATAATAGGGCAGCATGTGATGCCTTTGATTGAGACAGGAAAAGTTGGTTTCCGCTCAGGTATTTATATGGCGTCTACTGATGAATTGTATGTAACGGTTCATGGAAAAGGCGGGCATGGTGCTCAGCCACATCAAAATATAGATCCTGTGTTGATTGCTTCGCATATTATTATTGCATTGCAGCAGATTGTAAGCAGAAATGCAGACCCAAGATTACCATCGGTACTTTCTTTTGGAAAGGTACAGGCTAATGGCGCAACAAATATTATCCCTAATGAGGTGAAAATTGAGGGTACCTTTAGAACATTAAATGAAGAATGGCGTAAAGAGGCAAAGCGTTTAATGAAGAAAATGGCTGAAGGAATTGCCGAAAGTATGGGTGGAAGCTGTGATTTTAGAATTATGGATGGTTATCCGTATTTAATTAATGAAGAGAAACTAACCGCTAATGCACGTGGTTTTGCTGAAGATTATTTAGGCAAAGAGAATGTGGTTGATCTGGATATATGGATGGCGGCTGAAGATTTTGCATACTACTCGCAAGTTACTGATGCTTGCTTTTACAGATTAGGAACCGGAAATAAGGACAAGGGGACCACCTATTCTGTTCATACGCCTAACTTTGATATTGATGAAGATGCGTTAAGAACATCTACCGGATTAATGGCTTATGTTGCGCTTAAGCAACTGGGTAATTAA
- a CDS encoding SGNH/GDSL hydrolase family protein produces MKTYFKSLTLLSAFLIVLLFSAMNNKPKKIIFFGDSITQAGVEPGGYVDLIKKALDPTKYEVIGAGIGGNKVYDLYLRMEEDVLNKKPNLVVIYIGVNDVWHKQSSRTGTDYDKFIKFYQALINRIQANGAKIVLCTPAVIGEKKNGTNEMDGDLDKYSGAIRELAAKNNLPLCDLRAIFKTYNTEHNTEDKEKGILTSDGVHLNEKGNQTLAEKLLPLVN; encoded by the coding sequence ATGAAAACTTACTTTAAATCACTGACATTGCTGTCTGCATTTCTGATAGTATTACTCTTTTCTGCGATGAACAATAAACCTAAAAAGATCATTTTCTTTGGAGACTCTATTACTCAGGCTGGTGTAGAGCCGGGTGGGTATGTTGATTTGATTAAAAAGGCTCTTGATCCAACAAAGTATGAAGTTATTGGTGCCGGTATTGGGGGAAATAAAGTATATGATCTTTACCTGAGAATGGAAGAGGATGTGCTGAACAAAAAGCCTAACCTGGTGGTTATTTATATTGGGGTTAATGATGTATGGCATAAACAGTCGAGCAGAACAGGAACGGATTATGATAAGTTCATTAAGTTCTATCAGGCATTGATAAATAGAATCCAGGCAAATGGTGCTAAGATCGTTCTTTGTACTCCTGCAGTAATTGGTGAGAAAAAAAATGGGACAAATGAGATGGATGGGGATTTGGATAAATATTCTGGAGCGATAAGGGAACTGGCAGCTAAGAATAACCTTCCGCTTTGTGACTTGAGAGCAATATTTAAAACATACAATACGGAACATAATACTGAGGACAAAGAAAAAGGAATTTTAACTTCTGACGGTGTGCATTTGAATGAAAAGGGCAATCAGACTTTAGCAGAAAAGTTACTGCCGCTGGTAAATTAG
- the dnaG gene encoding DNA primase gives MIDQDTINKITETARIEEVVGDFVTLKKRGSSLIGNCPFHNEKTPSFHVSVAKGIYKCFGCGKGGDSVHFIMDHEKYSYPEALKFLANKYNIEVEEIVQSPQNIEAQNARESLYIVSEYAANYFANELWTGEDGRAIGLSYFKERGFREDILKKFQLGYSPDAWDTLIQSAVGAGHKEEYLEKTGLAIRNDKGRLYDRFRGRVLFPIHNFTGRIIGFGGRTLKTDKNVPKYVNSPESDIYHKSNVLYGLYHAKKAIRDADNCYLVEGYADVLAVHQAGIENVVASSGTSLTTEQIRLIGRFSENVTILYDGDAAGIKASLRGLDMILEEGLNVKVVLFPDGHDPDSYMHHVGSGEFKKYIENNRKDFILYKAGILLKEAGTDPIKRAGIIRDIVESIAKIPDDIKASVFIRECSGLLQVEERILLSELNKIRAAKFKKTSGGNQPQTSQYQQNPYQQDGPPDNLFENPGEVAAPVEQVETTDHNLIQEREIIRLLLAFGHELVTWDKIDNMYIGSFIIQNLADVTFEDEICKLIIDTYREEIENGHLPVASQFIKNEDRRIVDLAITLSTSPYSLSENWENKHNIYVRDESVNLKATIFGGLYHLKKNKIGKMLTDITKELASETDPVNQEILMQRHIMIKGVERDISKYLGTVILK, from the coding sequence ATGATTGATCAGGATACCATAAACAAGATTACAGAAACCGCTCGTATTGAGGAGGTAGTAGGTGATTTTGTAACTCTAAAAAAGCGTGGCTCAAGTTTAATAGGGAATTGTCCATTTCATAATGAGAAAACACCTTCGTTTCACGTATCGGTAGCAAAGGGAATCTATAAGTGTTTTGGATGTGGTAAAGGGGGCGATTCTGTTCACTTTATAATGGATCATGAAAAGTACTCCTATCCGGAAGCACTTAAATTCCTGGCCAATAAATATAATATTGAGGTAGAGGAAATTGTTCAGTCTCCTCAAAATATAGAAGCTCAAAATGCGCGCGAGAGCTTATACATAGTTTCTGAATATGCGGCAAATTACTTTGCCAATGAACTTTGGACCGGTGAAGACGGCAGGGCAATTGGTTTAAGCTATTTTAAGGAGCGTGGCTTTAGAGAGGATATCTTAAAGAAATTTCAACTTGGTTATTCGCCTGATGCCTGGGATACTTTGATACAAAGTGCTGTAGGGGCAGGGCATAAGGAAGAATACCTGGAAAAAACAGGGCTTGCAATCAGAAATGATAAAGGAAGGCTCTATGACCGCTTTAGGGGCAGGGTGCTGTTTCCGATTCATAATTTTACCGGTAGGATAATTGGGTTTGGTGGAAGGACACTTAAAACCGATAAAAATGTTCCTAAGTATGTAAACTCACCGGAAAGTGATATTTACCATAAATCTAATGTGCTTTATGGTTTGTATCATGCAAAAAAAGCAATTAGGGATGCGGATAACTGTTATCTGGTTGAAGGCTATGCAGATGTGTTGGCTGTTCATCAGGCGGGAATTGAAAACGTAGTTGCATCGTCCGGAACTTCTTTGACCACAGAACAAATAAGGCTGATTGGTAGATTCTCGGAGAATGTTACCATTTTATATGATGGTGATGCCGCGGGTATTAAGGCCTCATTGCGTGGTTTGGATATGATCCTTGAAGAGGGATTGAATGTTAAGGTTGTGCTTTTTCCGGATGGACATGACCCGGATTCTTATATGCATCATGTTGGCTCAGGAGAGTTTAAGAAGTATATTGAGAATAACCGTAAAGATTTTATTTTGTATAAGGCTGGCATCCTGTTAAAGGAAGCTGGAACTGACCCGATAAAAAGGGCTGGTATTATCAGAGATATTGTAGAGAGCATAGCTAAAATACCTGATGATATTAAGGCTTCTGTTTTTATAAGAGAGTGCAGTGGTTTGTTGCAGGTTGAAGAAAGGATATTACTTTCTGAACTGAATAAAATAAGGGCAGCCAAATTCAAAAAAACAAGCGGAGGCAATCAACCGCAGACATCCCAATATCAGCAAAACCCATATCAGCAAGATGGACCACCAGATAATCTATTTGAAAATCCGGGAGAAGTTGCTGCACCTGTAGAGCAGGTTGAAACTACAGATCATAATTTAATACAGGAACGAGAGATTATTAGGCTGCTTCTGGCATTTGGGCATGAGCTGGTAACCTGGGATAAGATAGATAATATGTATATCGGATCGTTCATTATACAGAATTTAGCTGATGTTACTTTTGAAGATGAAATCTGTAAACTCATTATTGATACTTATAGGGAAGAGATAGAAAATGGGCACTTGCCTGTTGCCAGTCAGTTTATTAAAAATGAAGACAGGCGGATTGTTGATCTGGCAATAACACTATCAACTTCACCTTATTCGCTTAGTGAGAACTGGGAAAATAAGCACAATATTTATGTTAGGGATGAAAGCGTAAATTTAAAGGCAACGATTTTTGGTGGGTTATATCACCTTAAGAAAAACAAGATCGGAAAAATGCTTACTGATATAACTAAGGAGCTTGCCAGTGAAACAGATCCCGTAAATCAGGAGATTTTAATGCAACGACACATAATGATAAAGGGTGTTGAAAGAGATATCTCGAAATATCTGGGCACAGTTATATTAAAATAA
- a CDS encoding YraN family protein gives MASHNDLGKRGEDIAKEYLENLGYHILKMNWRYGRAEVDVIANQDGTIIFVEVKTRSSTDYGEPEDFVSSKKEKQVEYASSAYIEMNNHEGEIRFDIIAIVFENKHLYKINHIEDAFWPS, from the coding sequence ATGGCGAGTCATAATGATTTAGGTAAACGAGGTGAAGATATAGCAAAAGAGTATCTGGAAAATCTAGGCTACCATATTTTAAAAATGAATTGGAGGTACGGAAGAGCAGAGGTTGACGTTATAGCTAATCAGGACGGAACAATAATTTTTGTTGAAGTAAAGACAAGGAGTTCGACAGATTATGGGGAACCTGAAGATTTTGTAAGCAGTAAGAAGGAGAAACAAGTGGAGTATGCTTCATCTGCCTACATAGAAATGAATAACCATGAAGGAGAAATTCGTTTCGATATTATTGCAATTGTTTTTGAAAATAAACACCTTTATAAAATTAATCATATAGAAGATGCATTCTGGCCGAGTTAA
- a CDS encoding glutaminyl-peptide cyclotransferase, translating to MHSGRVKNNTNFFKIIPFFSVLFAVLFIISCKNEPSVSVVGFKAPEQGQMFGLGDEVKVELDVPKDNQIKSVTYLVDGKTVETKNGTEAVNIKTMGLAVGYKIITAITDDGSKKDTSTINIVLRSGLNPELFTYKIVKTYPHDTSSYTQGLEYHNGRLLESTGENGFSTLRWVDLATGKAVQKIDLDKQYFGEGSTLVDDKIVMLTYKANSGFVYDAKTFKQLGTFPYQTSREGWGVCYDGKQLIMSDGTNRLYFMNKDTYKDERVIDVYDNLGAVDSINELEYIDGKIYANIYQYNYLVVIDPNTGIVEKKIDLSGLLPKGYFKTEDSILNDVLNGIAWDKQGQRLFVTGKKWPKLFEIALVPVKKN from the coding sequence ATGCATTCTGGCCGAGTTAAAAATAACACCAATTTCTTTAAAATAATACCATTCTTTTCTGTACTGTTTGCCGTTTTATTTATCATTTCATGTAAGAATGAGCCATCTGTTTCTGTAGTTGGGTTTAAAGCACCTGAGCAAGGGCAAATGTTTGGCTTAGGAGATGAGGTTAAAGTGGAACTTGATGTTCCAAAAGACAACCAAATTAAATCTGTTACTTACCTGGTAGATGGTAAAACTGTTGAAACAAAAAACGGTACTGAAGCTGTTAATATAAAAACAATGGGACTTGCTGTTGGGTATAAGATAATTACAGCAATAACTGATGATGGAAGTAAAAAGGATACTTCGACTATCAATATTGTACTACGATCGGGATTAAATCCTGAGCTATTCACCTACAAAATTGTTAAAACTTATCCGCATGATACCTCATCTTACACTCAGGGATTGGAGTACCATAACGGCAGGTTATTGGAAAGTACCGGTGAGAACGGTTTTTCGACATTGAGATGGGTTGATTTAGCAACGGGTAAGGCTGTACAAAAGATAGATCTTGATAAGCAGTATTTTGGAGAAGGGTCTACTCTTGTAGATGACAAAATTGTAATGTTAACCTATAAGGCGAATTCAGGATTTGTATATGATGCCAAGACCTTTAAACAACTGGGAACATTTCCTTATCAAACTAGTAGAGAAGGTTGGGGAGTATGTTATGATGGTAAGCAATTGATCATGTCTGACGGTACAAACCGACTTTATTTTATGAATAAGGATACCTATAAAGACGAACGTGTGATTGATGTTTATGATAACCTGGGCGCTGTAGATTCTATTAATGAGCTGGAATATATAGACGGAAAAATCTATGCAAATATTTATCAGTATAATTATCTGGTGGTAATAGACCCTAATACTGGTATTGTGGAGAAGAAAATAGACTTGAGTGGATTATTGCCAAAGGGATACTTTAAAACTGAAGACAGTATTTTAAATGATGTTTTGAATGGAATTGCCTGGGATAAGCAAGGTCAGCGTTTGTTTGTTACCGGAAAGAAATGGCCTAAATTGTTTGAAATAGCGCTAGTTCCTGTTAAGAAGAACTAA
- a CDS encoding DUF4251 domain-containing protein — MKTLKNTLLLVIMFVAVQVSAQTDKETTTKLVEAQTLVFNATTALPMANMDINKVMQRFPGAQGGAIQLNGSQYQLKIAKDSVEAYLPYYGRAYSVNISSNDSGIKFKSKDFTYKTEKKKKGGWIITIRPKDTKDVQSLTLSVGEKGYAVLNVNSNYRQAIAFNGFISEPVTPSNSAPAK, encoded by the coding sequence ATGAAAACGCTTAAAAACACATTACTTCTGGTTATTATGTTCGTCGCGGTACAGGTATCTGCCCAAACAGATAAAGAAACCACTACGAAACTTGTAGAAGCCCAAACATTGGTATTTAATGCCACTACAGCATTGCCAATGGCAAATATGGACATCAATAAAGTTATGCAGAGATTTCCCGGCGCACAAGGTGGTGCTATACAGCTTAACGGTTCACAGTATCAGCTAAAAATAGCCAAAGATAGCGTAGAAGCATATTTACCTTATTACGGTAGGGCATATAGTGTAAATATTAGTTCTAATGACTCAGGAATTAAATTTAAATCTAAAGACTTCACCTATAAAACCGAGAAAAAGAAAAAAGGTGGGTGGATAATAACTATCAGACCAAAAGACACTAAAGATGTACAGTCACTTACTTTAAGCGTCGGAGAAAAAGGATATGCCGTACTTAACGTAAATAGTAACTACAGACAAGCCATTGCCTTTAACGGCTTTATAAGCGAGCCTGTTACCCCATCTAATAGTGCTCCGGCAAAATAA